The following proteins are co-located in the Paenibacillus sp. JNUCC32 genome:
- a CDS encoding sensor histidine kinase — MTVRMKMFACMGLIVFIVSITFSLTTQVYTSGLIDQFQREQIDANYLSASPEEQIEIFKSYILDNMQLNELLNVTHGVRLFFFVAIGLFFSYWMSGVLTLPLKKLIAAIERVAQGDLNVKVPVDTKDEYGKVAQTFNDMTFRLREAEETRRRLVADIAHELRTPLSVMQLKLENYQQAGHHVPPEMLLRLHDEVIRLSQLVNDLHILSLAESGRLLLERKPLDLTMHLERIVDDVKYEAEENGLDVCLYTISSPVTVMADARRITQVFINLLTNAIRYTPRGGKITVEIEDRVFDRNAFFACVSVIDTGIGIPAEELPYLFDRFYRVDEARSRHTGGTGLGLSIAHHFVRAHGGFIRVASQSHEGTTFTVFLPIGR; from the coding sequence ATGACGGTCCGTATGAAAATGTTTGCCTGTATGGGACTGATCGTTTTCATTGTAAGCATCACGTTCTCCCTGACAACGCAGGTTTACACAAGCGGCTTGATCGATCAATTTCAAAGGGAACAAATCGATGCCAACTATTTGAGCGCATCGCCCGAAGAGCAAATCGAAATTTTTAAATCTTATATCCTTGACAATATGCAGCTGAACGAACTGCTTAATGTCACGCACGGCGTGCGCTTGTTCTTTTTTGTTGCGATCGGGTTGTTCTTCAGTTATTGGATGTCGGGGGTGCTTACCCTCCCGCTCAAAAAACTTATAGCCGCCATAGAGCGCGTGGCGCAGGGTGACCTGAACGTCAAAGTACCTGTAGACACGAAAGATGAGTATGGGAAAGTTGCCCAAACGTTCAACGATATGACGTTCCGTCTGCGTGAAGCCGAAGAGACCCGCAGGCGACTGGTGGCCGACATTGCTCACGAGCTTCGCACGCCGCTCTCCGTGATGCAGCTTAAACTGGAGAATTATCAGCAGGCCGGTCATCATGTCCCGCCGGAAATGCTGCTTCGGCTTCACGATGAGGTAATCCGGCTCAGTCAGCTTGTGAACGATCTTCATATATTGTCGCTGGCCGAATCGGGCCGGTTGTTGCTCGAACGCAAACCGCTCGATCTGACGATGCACCTAGAACGAATTGTGGACGACGTGAAATACGAAGCGGAAGAAAACGGTTTAGACGTTTGTCTTTATACGATTTCGAGTCCGGTTACCGTTATGGCCGATGCGAGACGGATCACGCAAGTATTCATTAATTTGCTGACTAATGCGATTCGTTACACGCCTCGTGGAGGGAAGATTACTGTTGAAATCGAAGACCGGGTCTTTGATAGGAATGCGTTCTTTGCATGTGTCTCGGTGATCGATACCGGCATCGGAATACCGGCGGAAGAGCTGCCCTACCTATTCGATCGATTTTACCGCGTAGACGAAGCGCGCTCGAGGCATACAGGCGGTACGGGGCTCGGGTTATCTATCGCCCATCATTTTGTAAGAGCCCACGGCGGGTTCATCCGCGTTGCGAGTCAGTCTCATGAAGGTACTACATTTACCGTTTTTCTGCCTATAGGGCGATGA
- a CDS encoding S41 family peptidase yields the protein MRLKKRRDRMFFVFISVLFILITAGCFASQEAHQLEQVKEQVKEQVKEQKQEQGQEYDKGSGMKFSSLSEQKIEDIAKLSKVWGLVKYYHPKVVSGEINWDYELFRVMPSIIDENSDVNSILYDWVHTLGNENVPGALEQLYQIPEDYKHLRPTTDWSKDEEYLGADLSLELSMLLNSNISDREHAYVSFKDDSPQPSMHNENSYINMKFDDTGYRLLGLFRYWNIIEYYYPYKDVIEEDWDRVLLEFIPKMIDGSDYDSYYMTLAELTTRIHDSHAYLLGKNRKTVTDYFGLYQLPVNFIEINNQIVISKVINECGLEVGDIVLNVGDDSIEELLENRRKYISQSREDTSAHFFPALFRTQQKNTDVTVIRQGNTMKISATGYRQWFNFFVDTKSQAMENGDIYYINAGLLEEGEIDKLMKEWWNTKGLILDLRNYPTSELSYKLAQYLIPSEKEFAKLSYPNPAIPGEFYYMHIFSGKPQNINDEVYKGKLVMLINEHTISNGEFTTMSLRNTENSIVLGRPTAGADGNKVIFTLPGNIKTAISGRGVFYPDKKPTQRIGVQPDIRLDPTIEGMMEGRDEYVEKAVEIIKADY from the coding sequence GTGAGACTAAAAAAAAGAAGAGACCGGATGTTCTTTGTGTTTATCAGTGTATTGTTTATCCTCATTACTGCAGGATGTTTTGCATCACAGGAGGCTCATCAGCTTGAGCAAGTGAAAGAGCAAGTGAAAGAGCAAGTGAAAGAGCAGAAGCAGGAGCAGGGGCAGGAGTACGACAAAGGAAGTGGAATGAAATTTTCCAGCCTTTCTGAACAGAAGATCGAGGATATCGCTAAGCTCAGTAAGGTATGGGGATTGGTGAAATATTACCATCCTAAGGTTGTATCTGGGGAAATAAATTGGGATTATGAGCTTTTTCGTGTGATGCCTTCTATTATAGATGAAAATTCGGATGTGAACTCAATCCTCTATGATTGGGTTCATACGTTAGGTAATGAGAACGTCCCCGGGGCTCTTGAGCAGCTATACCAAATTCCCGAGGATTATAAACATCTCAGACCAACTACAGATTGGTCCAAGGACGAGGAATATCTCGGAGCAGATCTGAGTCTTGAATTATCAATGCTTTTGAATTCGAACATTTCAGACCGAGAACATGCATATGTAAGTTTTAAGGATGATTCACCCCAACCGAGTATGCATAATGAAAACTCTTATATAAATATGAAATTTGATGATACAGGCTACAGATTACTTGGTTTATTCCGCTATTGGAATATTATTGAATATTATTATCCTTATAAAGATGTCATCGAAGAGGATTGGGATCGAGTGCTTCTGGAATTTATCCCTAAAATGATAGATGGGTCTGATTATGACTCCTATTACATGACCTTAGCAGAACTGACAACTAGAATACATGATTCTCATGCCTATTTGTTGGGCAAAAACAGAAAGACTGTTACTGACTATTTTGGATTGTATCAGCTTCCCGTAAACTTTATCGAAATTAATAATCAGATTGTTATCAGTAAAGTAATAAACGAATGTGGACTTGAAGTCGGAGACATTGTGCTAAACGTTGGCGACGATAGTATCGAAGAATTATTAGAAAATAGAAGAAAATATATATCACAGTCTCGAGAAGACACGTCAGCTCATTTCTTTCCTGCATTATTCCGAACTCAACAGAAGAATACTGACGTTACCGTTATCCGACAGGGAAATACGATGAAAATAAGTGCAACAGGCTATCGACAATGGTTTAATTTCTTTGTTGATACGAAATCGCAAGCAATGGAGAATGGAGACATCTACTATATCAATGCCGGTCTGTTGGAAGAAGGAGAGATTGATAAACTCATGAAGGAATGGTGGAATACAAAAGGTTTAATTCTTGATCTTAGAAACTACCCTACTAGCGAACTTTCCTATAAATTAGCTCAATATCTGATCCCTTCCGAAAAAGAGTTTGCCAAATTGTCATATCCTAATCCTGCAATACCAGGTGAATTTTATTATATGCATATTTTCTCAGGGAAGCCTCAAAATATAAATGACGAGGTTTACAAAGGAAAACTCGTGATGTTAATCAATGAACATACGATAAGTAACGGTGAATTTACAACGATGTCGCTGAGAAATACAGAAAATTCAATAGTTCTTGGGAGGCCTACTGCCGGAGCTGACGGTAATAAAGTTATATTTACTCTACCAGGAAATATAAAAACTGCAATAAGTGGAAGAGGAGTATTTTATCCAGATAAAAAACCAACGCAAAGAATAGGAGTGCAGCCTGATATTCGTCTTGATCCAACCATTGAAGGAATGATGGAAGGTAGGGACGAGTATGTTGAGAAAGCCGTAGAAATAATTAAAGCTGATTATTAA
- a CDS encoding ABC transporter permease, with the protein MQEKFARSRVLFVQYLKRDWKKIIIWILGLGLFSAGFVPAFEEIGKGQGLQGMYETLQNPAMISMVGPTPVETAADYTLGAMYAHEMLLFCGLFAMIIAALHVVSHTRKEEDLGLTELVRSFQVGRQANSLAVIAEVVVINMILALVIGGMMTSYGADTISAEGSFLFGASIGMAGILGAVIALVMAQIMPTSSGATGSSLGIVGLLYIFRAGTDVSNTDLSMINPMGWTYLTYPFTGNHWVPLIVAIVFSVIVVIIAFGLEGRRDMGAGYLPEREGRESAKKSLLSVPGLFTKLNKGVMISWLIAFVIMGAAYGSIYGDMQTFLESNEIMSQMFAISGVSIEAAFTGTIIMVLMGLVSILPIAIVNKLFSEETRRHLSQLYATKVTRAQLYWSSVILANIAGIVGILLASSGLGGTAIAAMGDGSPMNMGDFIAAGYNFLPSVLFFTGLAALALGWAPRLGKSVYAYLGYSFALNYFGGILELPEWFSKTAVQSWIPRMPVDPFDAATFIAISAISIAFMVLGFVGYLKRDMVEGA; encoded by the coding sequence ATGCAAGAAAAATTTGCACGTTCGCGTGTACTATTCGTCCAATATCTGAAACGTGATTGGAAAAAAATCATCATCTGGATTTTAGGTTTAGGCTTGTTTTCAGCCGGATTTGTTCCTGCTTTTGAAGAAATCGGCAAGGGACAAGGTTTGCAAGGAATGTATGAAACCTTGCAAAATCCTGCCATGATTTCCATGGTGGGTCCGACACCGGTTGAGACCGCAGCGGATTATACTTTAGGCGCGATGTATGCGCACGAAATGCTGTTATTCTGCGGTTTGTTTGCGATGATTATCGCTGCATTGCATGTGGTAAGCCATACTCGCAAAGAAGAAGATCTTGGGCTTACTGAACTCGTACGCTCCTTTCAAGTAGGTCGTCAAGCCAACTCGCTTGCGGTAATTGCCGAAGTTGTTGTGATCAATATGATATTAGCACTCGTGATTGGCGGAATGATGACTAGCTATGGAGCAGATACGATTTCGGCCGAAGGATCCTTTTTGTTTGGCGCATCCATCGGCATGGCCGGGATCTTGGGAGCCGTAATTGCCTTAGTTATGGCACAAATCATGCCGACTTCATCCGGTGCAACCGGTTCATCACTCGGAATTGTAGGCTTGCTATATATTTTTCGCGCCGGAACGGATGTGTCGAATACGGATCTCTCCATGATTAATCCGATGGGTTGGACGTATCTAACCTATCCTTTTACAGGAAACCATTGGGTCCCCCTAATTGTGGCGATAGTCTTCAGCGTCATCGTCGTGATCATCGCTTTTGGCCTTGAAGGCCGCCGAGATATGGGAGCCGGTTATTTGCCCGAACGTGAAGGACGGGAGTCGGCAAAAAAATCATTGCTATCCGTACCCGGCCTGTTTACGAAGTTGAACAAAGGCGTAATGATCAGTTGGTTGATTGCTTTCGTCATCATGGGAGCAGCCTATGGTTCGATTTATGGAGATATGCAAACTTTCCTTGAAAGCAATGAAATCATGAGTCAAATGTTTGCGATATCCGGTGTTTCCATCGAAGCAGCCTTTACCGGGACCATTATCATGGTCTTGATGGGATTGGTTTCCATTTTGCCGATTGCGATCGTAAACAAATTATTCTCGGAAGAAACGCGGCGCCATTTAAGTCAGCTTTATGCTACCAAAGTGACGCGAGCTCAGCTCTATTGGTCGAGTGTCATATTGGCCAACATTGCTGGAATCGTGGGTATTTTGCTCGCTTCAAGCGGTCTTGGCGGGACAGCCATTGCTGCCATGGGTGACGGCTCGCCCATGAATATGGGTGATTTTATCGCCGCTGGTTATAACTTCCTGCCTTCCGTGTTGTTTTTTACCGGACTTGCCGCTTTGGCTTTAGGTTGGGCACCTAGACTAGGCAAAAGCGTATATGCGTACCTTGGCTATTCCTTTGCTCTAAACTACTTTGGCGGCATTTTGGAGTTGCCGGAATGGTTCTCGAAAACAGCCGTTCAAAGCTGGATTCCACGGATGCCGGTAGATCCGTTTGATGCTGCCACCTTTATTGCGATCTCAGCGATCAGTATTGCCTTCATGGTTTTGGGCTTTGTGGGATATCTCAAACGGGATATGGTTGAAGGAGCTTAA
- a CDS encoding TetR/AcrR family transcriptional regulator, giving the protein MNGFEKRTQAKKNQVLEATFNLLNTEAGIENVTVDEIARHANVGKTTIFKYFGSKENLIHEVFKYFLTQMGENARKIMADNKPFEETIIAMSQIKIHFLEKINKQFYFDLMDYFTKKDDNGLSLMMQEYVNESYSLMLDLFHRGRKEGKVDLKYSDEFLLIYFQALVEGISSPHIYQKILPYTAQWTELLVKGIAPSK; this is encoded by the coding sequence ATGAATGGTTTTGAAAAGAGGACGCAAGCGAAGAAAAATCAAGTCTTGGAGGCAACTTTTAACTTGTTGAATACCGAAGCCGGCATCGAAAATGTAACAGTGGATGAGATAGCTAGACATGCCAATGTCGGTAAAACGACGATATTTAAATATTTTGGGAGCAAGGAAAACCTGATCCATGAGGTGTTTAAATATTTTTTAACTCAAATGGGGGAAAATGCCCGAAAAATCATGGCCGATAATAAACCCTTCGAAGAAACGATCATTGCCATGAGTCAGATCAAAATTCATTTTCTGGAGAAGATCAACAAGCAGTTTTATTTCGATTTAATGGATTATTTTACAAAGAAGGACGATAACGGATTATCACTGATGATGCAGGAGTACGTCAACGAAAGCTACAGTCTTATGTTGGATTTATTTCATCGTGGGCGCAAAGAAGGCAAGGTTGATCTGAAATATTCGGATGAATTTCTTCTGATATATTTCCAGGCCCTGGTTGAAGGGATATCCAGCCCGCATATCTACCAAAAGATACTCCCTTATACCGCCCAGTGGACGGAATTGCTGGTAAAAGGGATTGCGCCAAGCAAATAA
- a CDS encoding PQQ-like beta-propeller repeat protein, translating into MKSWIKKTAILFTYSLTLSSLVPFASGFAQSSTMMVSNSSPVINNAGFETLGSGSEIPGWTYYWSPLTDEYSISITDSKSYEGNYALKMVDGGPKSLGLISSSFPVTEGSSYVTSVKTWLEQGSVAMIVYYYDADNKEISNSRSSLSSVSSDWLDFTHESVAPAGAVTAKIMLYSGTAGYSTAYFDHMTVSASTAADIPVAFGDPIDLGAATKTVKTSGAAMANGEVYFATNGTPSTFYALDASTGEVIYSSPVQGVNTVYGVTAGSDGNVYISGVENGMLYRYSPAAKTLESVGVNPSEKLVWDLAATSDGKIYGATYPNSKIFEYDIASNQFRDLGSVRENVMYARGIGVTEQYIYVGVGNPAFLYKIDRQTGEQSEVKLPNSGANDMIADIWSYNGKLFVRSGATTLFILDEETEEVLQSLPWPSPTRFDSMISPPSPLDRDLVYFRNVVNSELVTYNTATNEVIPLEGVVLPNSTVRAYDWVTPQTGHKAGKTLLAMVTEKLEYVLFDPEDRSVETIMPEIEAEGIDIQSMEMGPEGKLYMGGFHTALSIFNPVSNAYELQKRVFPQIEGIGFLNDKVYFGTYGGAVIYRYDPSQPYKKDVNPSLAFNIEDGQSRPFAFASGDDQLFIGTIADYGLVKGALTMYDEPTDTWTTIPDIVENQSVMSVAYKDGLVYGGTTIHGGGGSTPAASEAKMFIFDPKTKSKVKEFSPAIPGMTSHQLIGDLKEGPDGLLWGVTWGKTASGTTVYSVFAMDAASQMIKKSKLLYPNTPSGSTWRPYFIRFGDDGLLYTTVGRTLTVINPETMDSKKIADSVNLMTLAEDGGIYYAEGSHLKKLPIALKEVALNLDESLLTVGDQAQLVLSGTLFNGKSADLAKASINYKSSDEGIITVSDSGTIQAIGAGRAELQATVVLNGITVLSNLVVVEVRATAEQLTEKLQQEFNLRLASGEILKPLANQLENSLKQTEHQLLKKHTTQAIHHLEKFTRDLADPKMNDYIVPAAKEALLLQAAELLNILNQQLDS; encoded by the coding sequence ATGAAATCCTGGATTAAAAAAACGGCCATCCTGTTCACTTATTCCTTAACTTTAAGTTCACTTGTACCTTTTGCTTCTGGATTTGCCCAGAGCTCCACCATGATGGTCTCCAATTCCTCTCCCGTCATTAACAACGCGGGCTTTGAAACCTTGGGAAGTGGTAGTGAAATACCGGGCTGGACTTATTATTGGTCACCGCTGACTGACGAATATTCCATCTCGATCACAGATTCCAAAAGCTATGAGGGAAACTACGCTTTAAAGATGGTCGATGGAGGGCCAAAGTCACTGGGATTAATCAGTTCTTCCTTTCCGGTCACGGAAGGAAGCAGTTATGTCACCTCCGTGAAAACCTGGCTGGAACAAGGTTCGGTGGCGATGATTGTTTATTACTACGATGCCGATAATAAGGAAATCAGCAACAGCCGCTCCTCCCTATCCTCCGTAAGCAGCGATTGGTTGGACTTTACGCATGAAAGCGTCGCGCCAGCCGGTGCCGTTACAGCCAAGATTATGCTGTACTCCGGTACTGCCGGCTACAGTACCGCCTATTTCGATCATATGACCGTGTCCGCATCCACTGCAGCAGATATCCCCGTTGCCTTCGGGGATCCGATTGACCTGGGAGCCGCGACGAAAACGGTCAAAACCAGCGGGGCCGCCATGGCGAACGGCGAGGTTTACTTTGCAACGAATGGAACGCCTTCGACTTTCTATGCACTGGATGCCTCAACCGGCGAAGTCATCTATTCCTCTCCGGTCCAAGGCGTGAACACGGTATACGGTGTAACAGCCGGTTCCGACGGCAATGTATACATATCCGGCGTGGAGAACGGCATGCTGTATCGTTATTCCCCTGCCGCGAAAACGTTGGAGTCTGTAGGCGTCAATCCATCTGAAAAGCTGGTCTGGGATTTGGCAGCCACCTCGGACGGCAAAATTTACGGGGCCACGTACCCAAACTCCAAAATCTTCGAGTATGATATTGCTTCCAATCAATTCCGTGATCTCGGAAGCGTTCGTGAGAACGTCATGTACGCTCGAGGAATCGGTGTGACAGAGCAGTATATCTATGTCGGGGTGGGAAATCCTGCTTTTTTATACAAGATTGATCGTCAAACAGGTGAACAATCTGAAGTCAAGCTCCCGAACTCCGGAGCCAATGACATGATCGCCGACATCTGGTCGTATAATGGAAAGCTGTTCGTACGTTCGGGCGCTACTACCCTGTTTATCTTGGATGAAGAAACCGAAGAAGTGCTTCAATCTCTCCCTTGGCCTTCTCCAACCCGTTTTGACAGTATGATCTCCCCTCCTTCCCCACTGGACAGAGATCTGGTGTATTTCCGGAATGTAGTTAACAGTGAACTAGTCACCTATAATACGGCAACCAATGAAGTCATCCCTTTAGAAGGTGTCGTTCTGCCAAATTCAACGGTGCGGGCATATGATTGGGTTACTCCTCAAACCGGGCATAAAGCCGGCAAAACCTTGCTGGCCATGGTAACAGAAAAGCTGGAATACGTATTATTTGATCCTGAAGATCGGTCTGTCGAAACCATTATGCCTGAAATTGAAGCGGAAGGCATTGATATTCAGAGCATGGAGATGGGGCCGGAAGGGAAACTGTATATGGGCGGCTTCCATACAGCCTTATCCATCTTTAATCCAGTTTCCAATGCGTATGAACTACAGAAACGTGTCTTTCCACAAATCGAAGGGATCGGCTTTTTAAACGATAAAGTATATTTCGGCACCTATGGGGGGGCTGTCATCTACAGATACGATCCATCCCAACCGTACAAGAAAGACGTCAATCCTTCGCTCGCATTCAATATTGAGGATGGTCAGAGCAGGCCGTTCGCTTTTGCTTCAGGCGACGACCAGCTGTTCATCGGAACGATCGCCGACTATGGTCTCGTTAAAGGGGCATTGACCATGTACGATGAACCAACCGATACTTGGACCACCATTCCGGATATTGTGGAGAATCAAAGCGTGATGTCCGTTGCCTATAAAGACGGTCTGGTCTATGGAGGAACAACGATCCATGGTGGCGGAGGCTCGACCCCCGCAGCTTCGGAAGCCAAAATGTTTATTTTTGATCCCAAAACCAAAAGCAAAGTCAAGGAGTTCTCCCCTGCGATCCCCGGCATGACATCCCACCAGCTAATCGGTGACCTGAAGGAAGGGCCAGACGGGCTTTTATGGGGTGTGACTTGGGGGAAAACAGCTTCAGGAACCACCGTATATTCGGTCTTCGCTATGGACGCAGCATCACAGATGATCAAAAAGAGCAAGCTGTTATATCCGAATACCCCGTCCGGAAGTACATGGAGACCTTATTTTATCCGTTTTGGCGACGATGGTCTGCTCTACACCACGGTCGGTCGTACTCTAACGGTGATCAATCCGGAAACAATGGATTCCAAAAAAATAGCGGACAGCGTCAACCTCATGACCTTGGCAGAAGATGGCGGAATTTATTATGCGGAAGGCTCCCATCTCAAGAAGCTCCCAATCGCCTTAAAAGAAGTCGCATTGAATTTGGATGAATCGTTACTCACTGTTGGCGACCAGGCACAGCTTGTGCTGAGCGGAACCCTGTTTAATGGAAAATCCGCAGACTTGGCCAAAGCTTCGATCAACTATAAGAGCTCTGACGAAGGCATCATCACCGTGTCCGATTCTGGTACCATACAAGCTATAGGTGCCGGGAGGGCAGAACTACAGGCCACGGTTGTTCTGAACGGTATCACCGTACTCTCCAACTTGGTAGTGGTTGAAGTCCGTGCGACAGCGGAACAATTGACAGAGAAACTTCAACAGGAATTCAATCTTCGACTGGCTTCGGGCGAGATTCTTAAGCCGCTCGCGAATCAATTGGAGAACAGCCTGAAGCAAACCGAACATCAATTGCTCAAAAAACATACGACTCAGGCCATCCACCATCTTGAGAAATTCACCCGAGATCTTGCAGATCCGAAAATGAATGACTATATCGTTCCGGCCGCCAAGGAGGCATTGCTGCTCCAGGCTGCGGAGCTGCTGAATATCTTAAATCAACAATTGGACAGTTGA
- a CDS encoding response regulator transcription factor yields the protein MEPKLLIVEDEPGMLEEMQTYLQREGFKVSTACTGKEALMIARSERPDLVVLDWMLPEKSGIDVCREIRQTSHCGIIMVTARSDESDKIVGLEIGADDYLTKPFSLRELASRIRALLRRLRGPEDKSIFLERDNLIISEAKCQVFKDGQELQLTPTEFKILFTLAGRPGIVFSRLQLLKAALEDEYMGYERTMDSHIRNLRRKLGDDPANPRYIQTVYGFGYRFGERT from the coding sequence ATGGAACCGAAATTGTTGATTGTGGAGGACGAACCGGGAATGTTGGAGGAGATGCAGACCTATTTGCAACGTGAAGGGTTCAAGGTATCGACAGCCTGTACCGGCAAGGAAGCGCTCATGATTGCCCGCTCTGAGCGGCCTGATCTCGTCGTGCTTGATTGGATGCTCCCGGAAAAAAGCGGAATCGACGTATGCCGCGAGATAAGACAAACCTCGCATTGCGGCATTATTATGGTCACGGCCCGATCGGACGAATCAGATAAAATCGTCGGTCTGGAAATTGGCGCAGATGATTATTTGACGAAGCCGTTCAGCTTGCGCGAGCTCGCATCGCGCATCAGAGCTTTGCTTCGCCGTTTACGCGGACCCGAAGACAAGTCGATATTCTTGGAAAGAGACAACCTGATCATTTCCGAGGCCAAATGTCAGGTATTCAAAGACGGTCAGGAACTCCAATTGACACCTACCGAATTCAAAATTCTGTTCACACTCGCGGGTCGTCCCGGCATTGTCTTTAGCCGTTTGCAATTGTTAAAGGCTGCTTTGGAGGATGAGTACATGGGATACGAAAGAACGATGGATTCCCATATCCGGAATCTTCGCCGCAAACTGGGAGACGATCCTGCCAATCCTCGATATATTCAAACGGTATATGGTTTCGGTTACCGGTTCGGTGAACGTACATGA
- a CDS encoding ABC transporter ATP-binding protein, which translates to MTNIVKVQGLQKSFGKFKALQDVSFTVNAGEVVGFIGPNGAGKSTTIRTLLGIIRRDAGEAKIFGKDVWKDSLEIHKRISYVPGDVALWGSLTGGEIIDLFMKLHGGGDKNKRDYLIKRFELDPKKKAKGYSKGNRQKVGLIAALAVNSDLYIFDEPTSGLDPLMEAVFQDEVEKIKLAGKAILLSSHILSEVERLADKVVIIRQGKVVETGTLDELRHLTRSTVTMVTQDNVAIMASVNGVHDFKQSGNQATFSADNECINEILSEAAKLGVKKFESVPPTLEDLFMRHYEV; encoded by the coding sequence ATGACAAACATTGTAAAGGTGCAAGGCTTGCAAAAAAGCTTCGGGAAGTTCAAAGCGTTGCAAGACGTATCATTTACGGTAAATGCCGGGGAAGTTGTCGGATTTATCGGGCCGAACGGCGCGGGGAAATCCACAACAATTCGTACGTTACTTGGGATTATCCGTCGGGATGCCGGGGAAGCGAAGATCTTTGGCAAGGATGTATGGAAAGACAGCCTTGAGATTCATAAACGAATTTCTTATGTTCCTGGGGATGTGGCGCTTTGGGGCAGCTTAACTGGCGGTGAAATCATTGATTTATTTATGAAATTACATGGCGGCGGAGACAAAAATAAACGCGACTATTTGATTAAACGGTTTGAATTGGATCCGAAGAAGAAAGCCAAGGGCTATTCCAAGGGAAATCGGCAAAAAGTCGGCCTGATCGCGGCTTTGGCCGTTAATTCCGATTTGTATATTTTCGACGAACCGACTTCCGGCCTTGATCCGCTGATGGAAGCCGTCTTCCAGGATGAGGTCGAAAAAATCAAGCTTGCAGGAAAAGCCATCTTACTGTCCTCTCATATTTTGAGCGAAGTGGAGCGGCTGGCCGATAAAGTGGTCATCATTCGCCAAGGCAAAGTGGTTGAAACCGGGACATTGGATGAGCTGCGTCACTTAACCCGTTCTACGGTAACGATGGTAACGCAAGACAATGTGGCTATAATGGCATCCGTTAACGGTGTCCATGATTTCAAGCAATCCGGCAATCAAGCGACATTTTCCGCGGATAACGAATGTATCAATGAAATTTTGTCCGAAGCGGCAAAATTGGGCGTCAAGAAGTTTGAGTCCGTGCCGCCTACGCTGGAAGACTTATTCATGCGTCATTATGAAGTCTAA
- a CDS encoding DUF6223 family protein, with the protein MKLKLVTFVMLCAFLLAPTIASAEVTNGNVGYGLTPGRLWATMDAVVGLISAVIGGLSLARSVRRTGNGGRNGSIVAMVLGLIVLVYAIVHLTIFTGDFGTGAGRAGAIIAIVMGLIGMILGALTLVRSRRAG; encoded by the coding sequence ATGAAATTGAAGCTAGTTACATTCGTAATGCTTTGTGCATTTCTACTTGCTCCAACTATTGCCTCTGCTGAAGTGACCAACGGTAATGTCGGATACGGATTAACCCCCGGGCGACTCTGGGCCACGATGGACGCGGTGGTGGGCCTGATCAGCGCGGTCATCGGTGGGCTGTCTCTGGCCCGCTCCGTACGTCGTACCGGAAATGGTGGGCGAAACGGGTCGATCGTGGCCATGGTATTAGGGCTGATCGTCTTAGTCTACGCTATAGTGCATCTGACCATATTCACTGGTGATTTCGGTACCGGCGCCGGGAGAGCTGGGGCGATCATTGCTATTGTAATGGGGCTGATCGGTATGATCCTCGGTGCGCTAACTCTGGTCCGCTCCCGCCGCGCCGGCTGA
- a CDS encoding DoxX family protein, which yields MNIALWIIQGLAALGFVYSGWLKAFQFEKANASWGWVKDVPKAFVVFIGVAELVGAFGLILPLAMYIAPILTPIAAAGLATIVLLGALYHVARKEHREIGVNVVFFVLTVFIVIGRF from the coding sequence ATGAATATCGCATTATGGATCATTCAAGGGCTTGCTGCGCTGGGGTTTGTCTACTCAGGATGGTTAAAGGCGTTTCAGTTTGAAAAAGCCAACGCGTCTTGGGGATGGGTGAAAGACGTTCCCAAAGCGTTCGTCGTCTTTATTGGGGTAGCAGAATTGGTAGGAGCTTTCGGACTCATTCTGCCACTAGCGATGTATATCGCGCCCATATTGACGCCTATTGCCGCTGCAGGTCTTGCCACAATCGTTCTTCTTGGCGCCTTATACCATGTTGCACGCAAGGAGCATCGAGAAATAGGCGTAAACGTTGTCTTCTTTGTGTTAACTGTATTTATTGTGATCGGTCGTTTTTAA